A genome region from Lytechinus pictus isolate F3 Inbred chromosome 14, Lp3.0, whole genome shotgun sequence includes the following:
- the LOC129275955 gene encoding cytochrome b5 domain-containing protein 1-like: protein MRPKYYTPNEVAVHNTLKDIWVSFLGKVYDLTPLCEKYEGSTLLKPIVASAGKDISHWFDKKTNDIRTHVDPTTKCVFPYSPHGRFVHIPPPCPRTDWANDFGRPWWKDEGYCIGILSKKTRMVKIINTLTSQEQIIEVCSEETMDEILQRYLKWNQHAASYTWKYEGQNLDMNKTLEENSISDEDEEFYKLSMNDDEYLRAIHLYFNDDLTEA, encoded by the exons ATGCGTCCAAAATATTACACACCAAATGAAGTTGCAGTGCACAACACGCTTAAAGATATATGGGTTTCTTTTTTGGGTAAAGTCTACGATTTAACACCACTATGTGAGAAATACGAAG GGAGCACTCTTTTGAAGCCTATTGTTGCCAGTGCTGGAAAAGACATCTCTCATTGGTTTGACAAGAAGACAAATGAT ATTCGAACACATGTAGATCCTACAACAAAATGTGTGTTTCCTTATTCGCCTCATGGTCGCTTCGTCCACATCCCACCCCCTTGCCCGCGCACCGACTGGGCCAATGATTTCGGCAGACCTTGGTGGAAAGACGAAGGATACTGTATTGGGATCCTATCCAAGAAGACAAGGATGGTGAAGATCATTAACACTCTGACATCGCAGGAACAGATTATAGAG GTTTGCTCTGAAGAAACCATGGATGAAATTTTGCAGAGGTATCTGAAATGGAACCAGCACGCGGCCAGCTACACCTGGAAATATGAAGGCCAGAACCTGGACATGAATAAAACCCTGGAGGAGAACAGCATCTCAGATGAAGACGAAGAATTCTACAAACTCAGCATGAATGATGACGAGTACCTCCGCGCTATCCACCTGTACTTCAACGATGATCTGACGGAAGCCTGA